aaaATGTGGCCACAGTCACATCTCACTCTTTCTTGAGCTAGGTAATCATCTCTTGAATCCACGTGCTATGGGGACTCTAGACTGACTTGTGGCAACCAACCATGAATTAACCTATCAATGCCTATACCACATATCCTATAGTTAAATAATGCATAACCAATCACTGATCAACGTTGTTTCTGAAACCAATGAGACTTACTGACAAACAACTTTAGAATTTGTCTCCTCTCCTGATTCCTCTCTTTCTTTACCTTAAAAACTTGGGTCTCTTCTTGTTCTCCAGGGTACTTCCCAAGGAAGTATTTCTGGGCTGAAGCCCTCAATCTTGGCCGAAATAAACTTTCTGTATTAGTTTTGCCTCAGTGTCATTCTTTAAGTCAACAAGAATGGCCAAGGCAGTCACTAATCTTAGATTCACCTGGCAGCCACAGGAACAATATTTTCCCAGCTATAATGTAACCGATAGAGTGATGCTTCATGTAATTCTGGTGCATTAAATAAGGTCCCATGTCTAACAAGGAAAGCTGCTGGACATCAATGGAAATAGATCCTAAACTCAAACTCCAATATCCCATGACCTAAAAGCTTCAAGTCCCAGATTCACAGGATCCTAAAAGTAGCTATTCTCTTCCATTGCCCAACAACATGCCACTTTTCCATTTTTGGAAACAAAATCGTTATTGTAGTAAGTGCCATAAAACAGTCTTTATCATACTCGGAGGCTGTGGTCTATGCAAGAAAGAATCAAAATGTCTCCCTTCAAAACAACTCCAGGATGGAACACATAAACTTAGACCCAAGTCAGCCTGTTCAGGGCTTGTTATTGGACACACCTCATGGGATCCTGCTGACAGCTTTCTTCCCCTGAATTTAAACCTGGATTAAACAAAGGAATTCAGAAAGTACACCAAAAGGCTTTTCCAATTTCCAGGGTGTGTTGGGCATCCCCTAAGGCCTGGGCACATCAGAACAGTTGGTCGCCTTCTTGGGGATGGGACAGCACCTGGTGAATCATTCTATCTCTACTGCCTCACTCAGTGACTACTGCATCAAAGACTCTCAACACATTAATCTgataaaatgaatcaaatatttgCTTGGAACTAAATTACTAGGACAGTTCTTACTGATAGAATGAAGCCACATTAGTTACAAAATCAATCTTTATCATGCATACCCTGGAAGTTAGAAAAGTCGTTTGGAGTACTTTTTGAATTCCTTTGTTTAATCCAATGATCTCtctgctcttttatttttctatagaaTAGTAATCACTACATAACATCACACAGTATGTTTGAGTTTGTTGGTCTATTGTTTGTATAATCAActcaattttaatttcatattctAAAATCTTTTGTGTTTTCATCACCAAAGCACATCAGTAGCTAGCAGCACTGTCATAAAACATAAACTCAGTGAACACTTTTTGAGGAAATGAATGCATCATAACGAtggtttttttatgttttttctgatcactttttatttctaaagcaCGATAAGAAGCAGAGAATGCCTATGATCCCATTTGGCATCCAACTCCAATGCTACTGTGCACCTGTCATGTTCCCAACTTGTCATTGTTAGCGTTTGTTCCTTAGACAGCTATAGAAAtgaatttccattttgttctgtggCAGGCTCTCTTTCACAATTGTATTCATGCTACCCACGGTTATATGAAGTAACAGTTGAGTTTAAGTTCCTAAATGTGAATAATTGCAACAAACTATGATTTGCTTTTGAACagcaaaagttgaaaaataaataacccaagaTGACTAATCAAATCAATATGCTGGGCAGGATGTGACATCAGTGTCTGCCTCAAACAGAAGAGCATACACAAAACATGACCTCTCACTCCAAGCCCAGGTAAAGGAAGAAGTCACACAGATGGAAATATAGAGTTTATGCATACTTGGGAAACTgcatgaagagaaaaacaaactgcCAGATTTGAGGTTgtgtaaagagaaaaagagagactctaAAAGTTTGAGCCATAAATAAAAATTCCCAAGGAAAAGCCTAGGCATTAAAAAGCTGGACAAACTTTCTAGAaagggaaaattatttattttgggtTGCTTGGTTTCTTTATTCTCAgttattaacatttaattttgttgttttatctaaTTAAATTGGAAGACATACTTAAGCCATAAATCACAATTATTCTGGTGCTTACACTGGCCTTTGCAGTTGAATAGACTTGCAGTTGCTTGACTGCTGTCATCTACAGTAATGAAAATCAGTCTATAAGAACAGAATGTGAACATCCTCTCTAATCTCCGTATGCTTCAAACTAGTCTGAAAATTGAAGTAGGCTTGAtcttttacagaagaaaaataattacacaatTTAAGTTGAATGAGGTATTATACACATAGGAAGCCATTTGCCAAATAATTACTAAATTTGGGGTATTTAAATGACTAGAAATTTGAAGCAGCTACACGGGATCAAAATATGATTTCAACACTAACATTATATGAGAAGGTTATTGCTTACATCTCTAAATactactttaaatatttgaaaaaatgaagATACTAATGCCCAAATTCACAGACTTTGTGTGGTAGAAGGGGTATAATAAATAATGTGAAAAATAGTTGATATAATTTATGGCACCTCAAAGACTCCTATATATAGtatagatagataataggtagatattaacatacacacacagacacacacacatatttacattttgtaatatttatttctctgttaCATTTCCATTATGAGACTAGTTATTGCTTGCAACTGTGGCAAatacgattttttttttaaaaacctattatGGAATCTGTGGCCTTTATTATGTGTAATTTACttacatgaagaaaataatattgtttGTGAATATCAGTGCATTTGATTTTGAGTTCTGTAGGTCTTCAAAACATGAAAACATCATTAGGGAagagagaatatttaaataatattttacaagtAAGGTGGATCTCATCGGACATACAAAACCCTTACAGTTCAAGGAGTGATTTGGAGGCTGTGCACATTTTCAAGAAAGGCACAGAAGTGCCTGTCAGGAACATGAAAGGCAGAGTATCAAGGAGAGGAACAAGGTTTATCTGGCTGGAGTAGTGTCAGCTGAGGAGGAAAGACCAGAACTTAAAGAAGAGGGCTAGGTAATTCAGTACTTATAATTTAAGCATATAGAAAGTTTCTGAGTCCTACATGCCAGTTTCTATTGTAATTATGCCCTATTAGATTAAAACATTGGGGAATGTAGGTATTCCTGCCTTCCTCAGTTCCTGTGACTTGTTGATAACTCATGAGTGATTTGGCTGGCCAGGAGTTATCTAGAAAGGAATGCTTTAATTATCATCCCTATCTTTGCTGCCCGCAGAGGTAGACTTTGTACTGAAAgacaacatatatatgtatgacatGCTGAGATGCTTACCAGAAACAACTGGAAAGGTAACATTCCATTCAGAtataaaaactgatttaaaaaaaaccctgcagTGTTAGTGGAGAAACAACTCATTCTAAACAAACATTGATAAACTCagtccctttttgtttttctgttgtgttttatttcatgttttctgctttgcttttgtttctatttctctttcaacCATTACAGCAGAACGTTTTCATGGAGAAATGGAATCGCACTTcaaatgatttcattttgttgGGTCTGCTTCCCCAAAATCAAACTGGCATATTCCTCTTGTGCCTTATCATCCTCATATTCTTTCTGGCCTCGGTGGGTAACTCGGCCATGATTCACCTCATCCACGTGGATCCTCGTCTCCACACACCAATGTACTTTCTTCTCAGCCAGCTCTCCCTCATGGACCTGATGTACATCTCCACCACCGTCCCCAAGATGGCGCACGACTTCCTGTCCGGCCAGAAAGGCATCTCCTTCCTGGGATGCGGTGTGCAAAGCTTCTTCTTCCTGACCATGGCGGGTTCTGAAGGCTTACTGCTGACCTCCATGGCCTACGACCGTTATGTGGCCATCTGCCATCCTCTGCATTACCCCCTCCACATGAGTAAAACGATGTGTGTGAAGACGATCGTAGGCTCTTGGACCCTGGGGTCCATCAACTCCTTGGCACACACAGTCTATGCCCTTCATATTCCTTACTGCAGGTCTAGAGCTATTGACCATTTCTTCTGCGATGTCCCGGCCATGCTGCTTCTTGCCTGTACAGATACTTGGGTCTATGAATATATGGTTTTTGTAAGTACAAGCCTCtatctcctttttcctttcattgGCATCACTGCTTCCTATGGCCGAGTCCTATTTGCTGTCTATCATATGCGTTCAAAGGAGGGAAGAATAAAGGCCTTCACCACCATATCAACACATTTAACTGTTGTGGTCTTTTACTATGCACCTTTTGTCTACACCTATCTTCGGCCCAGGAATTTCCGCTCACCAGCTGAAGACAAGATCCTGGCAGTTTTCTACACCATCCTTACCCCCATGCTCAATCCCATTATCTACAGCCTGAGGAATAAGGAAGTCCTGGGGGCTGTGAGCAGAGTGTCTGGGGTATTCTCTTTTCTGAAAGAATAATCATGGCCATCCCTACTCCCTTTGTATTTCCTCTTTCCAAGTTGATTTGAACATGCTAGAACAGGGTAGTCTAATAGAAAtacaacataatttaaaattttctagtaggtACATTTAAGCagtcaaataaatttaaataatatatttaattcaaaagaatgttataattaatattaatattaacaatattgATGTTAATTACATAGCATACtatttcaataaattatatgCAATATGTTatactgtatgtttgtacctatATTACTATTACTGTGATAATATTTATACTCATATATTGATATAGAATTTCTTCAGGTAATAACACAAATTTGTTAATGTTGCCTTTTACTCTGTTTGCATTCTAAGTCTTCAAAgtcttgtgtttgttttatgctagagtgcagtgcagcTTGGACAAAGCATATCTCAAGTGCCTAGTCAGTGTCTACAGTGTTGGACAGCACAGCCTTAGAGCATCCCTAATCAGTAGTTTTCAGAAGTTATATAtgcgtatgtgtgtgcatgtatggtGTATGCAAACATATTTTTGGTATATACAATATTGCTGATGAACTGAAAATTAACAAGTAAAACACTCATGCTAAGGTAGTGTTTATGTGTTTCTTTATCTGTTGGCTCATTTTTAGCATATGCATATTTATTGCAATTAACATTTGGAGTCCAGTTTATCCTAACATCCTTTAATAAAACTATTCAGGGAGAGCTTATCTGACTTACGATTTTGCTGATTTCAATAAAAACACTGAGATTAAATAACCTGAATATGAATATAAGAAAACcccacatttatatatacatacaaattaataaaatcactATATAATAACTTTATCAAAGTTGTACTTAAAGAAATTATTTACATAAAGGCATGGAGACAGTGACAGGGTACAGACAACATGCAACATATAAAATGGATACTGGGACCTCAGGCTTCAGCTTTgatgtgtaaaatatatatatgactttGCACAGGATGAAATCCTATGTTACTGTATGTTACTAAATGGAACGTTGTGTTTAACAAAAGTTTTACTACGGTTGTGTTACTAATTCACTTAAGTGACTTCAAGTCTATCAATAGTTGGAGTTATAGAAGGGTTCTgatttttgtggaaaaaaaatggaaacttatATTAATATACCCCTTTCATTTATTGCCCGAATTCAAGCTCCCAATatccttttctagtttcttactACCTTAAGTGTTTTCATGTCTTGAGTCCAGTTCTTCCTGAGAATATAGTGTACTCTTTGCCATTCGAGTTATTTCCCTAAACATACATTTGATCTTATCATTCTATAATCTATGGTTCCTGTTGGATTATCTAAATTTTGGAACCTTAAACTCATATCCCCATGCTTTTAAAGCGTGCATTATGTCTCCCTTTACCTGTTTCTGTCACTCACGCTCAATACCACAGTCACTCTAGACCTCCCGCTTTTCTCTATAGCCCTCTATTTCCCTGCCCATCTGAACCTTATTACAGACCATTTCTCACTTCTGGAAAGTTCTCCTTTATATAGCTCATGACTATCAATCTGAATCCCACATAATCAGTAAACATAACTCAAAATTTACATCCCATCTTCTCTTATGCACAGTTGAGATCTCTTCCCCCACACTTCTACTCCTGTTGTACTTATGATCACATTTTATTAACACTTATTCacatctgtgtctgtgtcttattttaaattgaagttcatagaatattttaaaaattataataattagaaTTATAAGGCTAACCAATATTTAGTAATTGTAAATGCATTTCCCACATATATAACTTAACCTTCACTACAACACTATGATTCTGATATTTATTCCATGTTGAGTGAGTACTTTGAGGCTTGGTGaggcaaaacaaacaagaaaaatgtctTAGGTCAGAGAGCCAGGAAGGGAAGAACACAACTTAGAAGCCAGTTTTCTTTGAATCAGGCTTTGATTCATGTCACCCAGTCTCTGAACAAGATCCTCATCATTTTGGCCTGGATGTCCCCACAGAATGAAGTGCTATGGCATGCAATACAGGGGACATttatttgtggtaatttatttatgtttattggtATGCAATGCAAGTTTAAGGAACTAGTGTTCATGCCACATTACAGATCCAGGGAAAATATTAGCAGATAGTACTTAACAGATCATTACTTAGAATTTCCTTTTACTGCTTCAAATGGGTTGTTGCTCATTCCGGGAGGCAGATTCTTCAGTCTGTGATGCATCTCACTCATTTTTTCCACTAGTATCAGGTTTTCtccttgaatttaaaaaaaaactataatttttttctgctctgaATATGAgcactaaaattaatttttgtggcttggttttgattttttttttggagattctACCATTACTTTGATATTAAGCAATCATCGATGCAGTACATCCTTATTTACTAGAAAATATAATATGACCTAGTATATTCTGCAGAAATTAAACACATTGATCAGTCTTTgtacaaaaacaacaaaccacAATTGTGAAAGGAAAACACCAAGCTAAAAAAAATAGCCTCCAGAATTTCTGCAAGAAAAGGCATTTGGAAAATTTTCTCCAAGCAAAAGCAATTAGAAGGCTGCTGAAGTTGATTCACCTTAATTAACAAGAACCATATCATATAGGAAGGGTTCAATACATACCATATTAATTTAAGGtatgtattaattaattaaaactaacTTGATTTCAAttgatttaattaaataattacattaattattaattaactTAAGGGATGTATCAAACCCTT
This DNA window, taken from Macaca mulatta isolate MMU2019108-1 chromosome 1, T2T-MMU8v2.0, whole genome shotgun sequence, encodes the following:
- the LOC706439 gene encoding olfactory receptor 2L13-like — protein: MFSALLLFLFLFQPLQQNVFMEKWNRTSNDFILLGLLPQNQTGIFLLCLIILIFFLASVGNSAMIHLIHVDPRLHTPMYFLLSQLSLMDLMYISTTVPKMAHDFLSGQKGISFLGCGVQSFFFLTMAGSEGLLLTSMAYDRYVAICHPLHYPLHMSKTMCVKTIVGSWTLGSINSLAHTVYALHIPYCRSRAIDHFFCDVPAMLLLACTDTWVYEYMVFVSTSLYLLFPFIGITASYGRVLFAVYHMRSKEGRIKAFTTISTHLTVVVFYYAPFVYTYLRPRNFRSPAEDKILAVFYTILTPMLNPIIYSLRNKEVLGAVSRVSGVFSFLKE